A region of Chitinophaga horti DNA encodes the following proteins:
- a CDS encoding WD40/YVTN/BNR-like repeat-containing protein yields the protein MKPGIPYLFILMLICVLQTRGQQTTYSIQPLMKAPISSIRGLSVVSDSVVWVSGSQGMVGRSTDGGKEWKWMKVNGCDSCDWRDIEAFSATKAIIINAGEPTHIFLTKDGGHTWRKVYFNNTKGIFYDGMDFWNDREGIAVGDPLNGVFTLLQTADGGETWQPFAVKTPPAREGEASFAASGTTIRTLGPKSFCFVSGGAASRLFVFNGSSWTVHPTPLIQGQPSTGAFSIAFSNDRRGIAVGGDYQKDTIRTNNCFMTKDGGATWDAPSTPPLGFRSAVEYIRPQMLIATGTSGTDISENGGIHWHNISREGYHTARRAKQGEKVFLAGSNGRIAILLSK from the coding sequence ATGAAACCGGGTATCCCTTACTTGTTTATTTTGATGTTGATATGTGTGCTGCAAACGAGAGGCCAACAAACCACTTACAGTATTCAGCCCCTTATGAAAGCGCCCATCAGCAGTATTCGCGGGCTGAGTGTAGTGAGTGATTCTGTGGTGTGGGTGTCGGGCAGCCAGGGCATGGTAGGCCGCAGCACCGATGGTGGCAAAGAATGGAAATGGATGAAAGTAAACGGATGCGACTCCTGTGACTGGCGCGACATTGAAGCGTTCAGTGCCACGAAAGCCATCATTATCAATGCCGGCGAACCTACACATATCTTCTTAACGAAAGACGGCGGACACACCTGGCGCAAGGTGTACTTCAATAATACCAAAGGCATTTTTTATGACGGCATGGACTTCTGGAACGACCGGGAAGGCATTGCCGTTGGCGATCCGCTGAACGGCGTATTCACTTTGTTGCAAACGGCAGATGGTGGAGAAACCTGGCAACCATTTGCGGTTAAAACGCCACCCGCCCGTGAGGGAGAGGCCAGTTTCGCGGCCAGCGGTACAACGATCCGCACGCTTGGACCAAAAAGTTTCTGTTTTGTGTCTGGCGGTGCGGCTTCACGCCTGTTTGTTTTTAACGGCAGCAGCTGGACGGTACATCCGACCCCTCTCATACAAGGCCAGCCGAGCACTGGCGCCTTTTCCATCGCTTTCTCAAATGACCGTAGGGGCATTGCCGTGGGGGGCGACTATCAAAAAGATACCATTCGCACCAATAATTGTTTTATGACGAAAGATGGCGGTGCTACCTGGGACGCTCCATCTACGCCCCCGCTGGGTTTCCGGTCGGCGGTAGAGTATATTCGCCCTCAAATGTTAATCGCTACCGGTACTTCGGGCACCGATATTTCCGAGAACGGGGGTATACATTGGCATAATATTTCGAGGGAAGGCTACCATACCGCCAGGCGGGCAAAACAAGGTGAAAAGGTGTTTCTGGCGGGTTCAAATGGCCGTATCGCAATATTATTGTCGAAATAA
- a CDS encoding DNA topoisomerase IV subunit B, with amino-acid sequence MATDNKDLFAAYTEDSIRSLDWREHIRLRPGMYIGKLGDGSSMDDGIYILLKEVVDNCIDEHTMGFGKQVDIKVTEHTVTVRDYGRGIPLGKVVDVVSKINTGAKYDSRAFQKSVGLNGVGTKAVNALASYFKVQSVRDGKMKVAEFDRGNLIKEHKETATTEPNGTYVTFTPDDTVFKNYHYIPEFLENQMWNYCFLNAGLTINFNGKKYVSKNGLLDLLQRKTNAEDLRYPIIHLKGEDIEVAITHENSYGEEYYSFVNGQHTTQGGTHLAAFREAFVKTIRDFYKKDYDATDIRASICAAVSVRVQEPVFESQTKTKLGSLVVYEGGPSMKAFVLEFLSKQLDDFLHKNSAVAEAMKKRIEQSERERKELAGIKKLANERAKKANLHNKKLRDCRIHMNEEATGKDKAEQEAKRLDTTIFITEGDSASGSITKSRNVETQAVFSLRGKPLNSFGLTKKIVYENEEFNLLQHALNIEEGLEGLRYNNIVMATDADVDGMHIRLLLLTFFLQFFPDLVKNGHVYVLETPLFRVRNKQETIYCYSEEEKQKAVKKLGNKPEITRFKGLGEISPEEFGMFINENMRKEPIILSTDTHIQKLLEYYMGKNTQDRQEFIIGNLRYEKDLIEEV; translated from the coding sequence ATGGCAACGGATAACAAAGATTTATTTGCCGCCTATACGGAAGACTCGATACGATCACTTGACTGGCGCGAGCACATAAGGCTTCGCCCCGGTATGTACATCGGTAAACTGGGCGATGGTTCCAGCATGGACGATGGTATCTATATCTTACTAAAAGAGGTGGTGGATAACTGTATCGATGAGCACACGATGGGCTTTGGTAAACAGGTAGATATTAAAGTTACCGAGCATACTGTGACGGTAAGGGATTATGGCCGTGGCATTCCCCTCGGAAAGGTGGTAGATGTGGTGAGCAAGATCAATACCGGCGCCAAATACGATAGCCGTGCTTTCCAGAAATCGGTGGGACTCAACGGTGTAGGTACCAAAGCGGTGAACGCCCTGGCCAGCTACTTCAAGGTGCAGTCCGTAAGAGATGGTAAAATGAAAGTGGCGGAGTTTGACCGGGGTAACCTGATCAAAGAACATAAAGAGACGGCCACCACAGAACCCAACGGCACTTATGTCACTTTCACACCCGATGATACTGTATTTAAGAACTATCATTATATACCTGAGTTCCTGGAAAACCAGATGTGGAACTATTGTTTCCTCAACGCTGGTTTAACCATCAACTTCAATGGTAAAAAATATGTGTCGAAGAATGGTCTGCTCGACCTGCTCCAACGTAAAACGAATGCGGAGGACCTGCGTTACCCGATCATTCACCTGAAAGGGGAGGACATCGAGGTGGCCATTACCCACGAAAACTCTTACGGCGAGGAATATTACTCGTTCGTAAACGGTCAGCATACAACCCAGGGCGGTACGCACCTGGCGGCTTTCCGCGAGGCTTTTGTAAAAACGATCCGTGATTTTTATAAGAAGGATTATGATGCTACAGACATTCGTGCTTCCATTTGTGCGGCGGTGTCCGTGAGGGTACAGGAGCCGGTGTTTGAATCGCAGACCAAGACCAAACTGGGCTCTCTCGTAGTGTATGAGGGAGGTCCTTCCATGAAAGCATTTGTGCTGGAGTTCCTCAGCAAACAGCTGGATGACTTCCTGCATAAGAATTCGGCGGTGGCCGAGGCCATGAAAAAACGGATAGAGCAGAGTGAGAGAGAGCGTAAAGAACTGGCCGGCATCAAGAAACTCGCGAACGAGCGCGCAAAAAAAGCGAATCTTCATAATAAGAAGTTACGTGACTGCCGCATACACATGAACGAGGAAGCAACCGGTAAAGACAAGGCAGAACAGGAAGCGAAACGGCTGGACACAACGATCTTCATTACTGAGGGTGACTCTGCGAGCGGTTCCATCACTAAATCCCGCAACGTGGAAACACAGGCGGTGTTTAGCTTACGTGGTAAACCGCTGAACAGCTTTGGTCTTACCAAAAAGATCGTTTATGAGAACGAGGAGTTTAACCTGCTTCAACACGCATTGAACATTGAAGAAGGCCTGGAAGGCTTACGTTATAATAATATCGTAATGGCAACCGATGCTGACGTTGACGGTATGCACATCCGCCTGCTGTTACTGACGTTCTTCCTGCAGTTTTTCCCTGACCTGGTGAAGAATGGCCACGTTTATGTATTGGAAACGCCGCTGTTCCGCGTACGCAACAAACAGGAAACCATCTATTGTTATTCTGAAGAAGAAAAACAGAAAGCAGTGAAGAAGCTGGGCAACAAACCCGAGATCACGCGCTTTAAAGGATTAGGTGAGATTTCTCCCGAGGAGTTTGGCATGTTCATCAACGAAAACATGCGCAAAGAACCGATCATTCTCAGCACCGATACACATATCCAGAAACTGCTGGAATATTACATGGGCAAAAACACCCAGGACCGCCAGGAGTTTATCATCGGCAACCTGCGTTACGAGAAAGACCTTATCGAAGAAGTTTAA
- a CDS encoding DNA gyrase/topoisomerase IV subunit A has product MEDQVQSDESLHNVIHVGGMYENWFLDYASYVILERAVPSIEDGLKPVQRRILHAMKEMDDGRYNKAANIIGQTMQYHPHGDASITDAMVNMGQKELLIDTQGNWGDIRTGDSAAAARYIEARPSKFALDIMFNPKTTQWQLSYDGRKNEPLFLPVKFPLLLAQGAEGIAVGLSTKILPHNFCELIDASIKYLRGKKFELYPDFLTGGMIDVANYNDGRRGGKVRVRAHIEERDKKTLIVKDVPYGVTTTSLMESIVKANDNGKIKIKKVIDNTAKDVEVEVQLAPGISPDITIDALYAFTDCEVSISPNACVIVDDKPKFIGVSDLLRESAEFTKGLLQRELQIKLGELEEKWHYTSLEKIFFEKGIYKELEQKHKDWEAVIAAIDKAFGPYKKLLKREIAREDILKLTEKPVRRIYRLDINELNEQIKGIEADIKQVKHDLANLTDYTVAYYENLLKKYGKGRERKTEIKTFDTIQVQQVAIANTKIYVNREDGFIGTSLKKDEFVADCSDLDNIIVFRRDGKMLVTKVADKTFVGKDIIHVDVFRKNDERMTYNMVYVDGKSGISFAKRFNVTGITRDKEYDLTKGEKNSKVLYFTANANGEAEVVSVKLTANSAARIKELDLYFETIAIKGRGSMGNQVTKYPVRAVKFKEKGVSTLAGIKIWYDDAVGRLNTDSRGLYVGSFENEDKIIVFYKNGTYELTNFELTNRYDPEEAVYIEKFNPEKIVSAIYFDSDKKQFNAKRFKIETLTMNNKFSFIKEGAKNYLELVTTQAEPVVLIKTGKKRDPEEEEVALHEYLEVTGWRTVGTRIAGEDFISVELLTEDEEEETEDGQVQGELF; this is encoded by the coding sequence ATGGAAGATCAAGTACAATCAGACGAATCATTGCACAACGTGATCCACGTTGGTGGGATGTATGAAAACTGGTTCCTGGATTACGCCTCCTACGTTATCCTGGAAAGGGCGGTACCCAGTATAGAAGACGGATTGAAGCCGGTACAACGGCGCATCCTGCATGCCATGAAAGAAATGGACGATGGCCGCTACAATAAGGCAGCCAACATCATCGGCCAAACCATGCAGTATCACCCCCACGGCGACGCGTCCATTACCGACGCCATGGTGAATATGGGGCAAAAGGAACTGCTGATCGATACCCAGGGCAACTGGGGCGACATTCGCACCGGCGACTCCGCAGCGGCAGCCCGTTACATCGAGGCGCGTCCGTCCAAGTTCGCGCTGGATATTATGTTTAATCCGAAAACCACGCAATGGCAGCTAAGCTACGACGGCCGTAAAAACGAACCGCTGTTCCTGCCCGTGAAGTTCCCGCTGCTGCTGGCACAGGGAGCGGAAGGTATTGCGGTGGGCCTTTCGACCAAAATATTACCACACAATTTCTGTGAGCTGATAGACGCATCTATCAAATACCTGCGCGGTAAAAAGTTCGAATTGTACCCCGACTTCCTGACGGGCGGTATGATCGACGTGGCCAACTATAACGACGGTCGCCGCGGCGGTAAAGTGCGTGTAAGGGCGCATATCGAAGAGCGTGATAAAAAGACGCTGATCGTAAAAGACGTACCTTATGGCGTGACCACCACCAGCCTTATGGAATCGATCGTGAAAGCGAACGATAACGGTAAGATCAAGATCAAAAAGGTAATTGATAATACCGCCAAAGATGTTGAAGTGGAAGTGCAGCTGGCACCCGGCATTTCGCCGGACATTACCATCGATGCGCTGTATGCGTTTACCGATTGTGAAGTGTCTATTTCTCCCAACGCCTGCGTGATCGTGGACGATAAGCCGAAGTTCATCGGCGTATCCGACCTGTTGCGCGAATCCGCCGAGTTTACCAAAGGTTTACTGCAACGCGAGCTGCAGATCAAACTGGGTGAACTGGAAGAGAAATGGCATTATACTTCCCTGGAGAAAATCTTCTTCGAGAAAGGCATCTATAAGGAGCTGGAACAAAAACACAAAGATTGGGAAGCGGTAATCGCTGCGATCGATAAAGCTTTCGGTCCGTATAAAAAGTTGCTGAAAAGGGAGATTGCGAGAGAGGATATTCTTAAACTGACAGAGAAGCCCGTACGTCGTATTTACCGTCTCGACATCAATGAGCTGAACGAACAGATCAAAGGTATTGAAGCCGACATCAAACAGGTAAAACATGACCTGGCGAACCTCACGGACTACACCGTAGCCTATTACGAAAACCTGCTGAAGAAGTATGGTAAAGGCCGCGAGCGTAAAACCGAGATCAAAACCTTTGACACTATCCAGGTGCAGCAGGTGGCCATCGCCAATACCAAGATTTATGTGAACCGCGAAGACGGCTTCATCGGTACGTCGCTTAAGAAAGATGAATTTGTAGCCGATTGCTCGGACCTCGATAACATCATCGTTTTCCGCCGCGACGGTAAAATGCTCGTCACCAAAGTGGCCGACAAAACCTTCGTAGGTAAAGATATTATTCACGTAGACGTGTTCCGCAAGAACGACGAACGTATGACTTATAACATGGTGTACGTCGACGGTAAAAGTGGCATCAGCTTCGCGAAACGTTTCAATGTAACCGGCATTACCCGTGATAAAGAGTACGATCTCACAAAAGGCGAGAAGAACTCTAAAGTACTGTACTTTACCGCTAACGCCAACGGCGAAGCCGAAGTGGTGTCGGTTAAACTGACTGCCAACTCCGCCGCCCGTATCAAGGAACTCGATCTCTATTTCGAAACGATTGCGATCAAGGGGCGTGGCTCTATGGGTAACCAGGTGACCAAATACCCTGTGCGCGCCGTGAAGTTTAAAGAGAAAGGTGTATCTACCCTGGCCGGTATCAAGATATGGTACGACGATGCGGTGGGCCGTTTAAATACAGACAGCCGTGGTTTATACGTGGGTAGTTTCGAGAACGAGGATAAGATCATCGTGTTCTATAAAAACGGTACGTATGAACTGACCAACTTCGAACTTACGAACCGCTACGATCCCGAAGAAGCGGTATACATCGAGAAATTCAACCCGGAGAAGATTGTATCCGCGATTTACTTCGATTCCGATAAGAAACAATTCAACGCCAAACGTTTCAAGATTGAGACGCTTACGATGAACAACAAGTTTTCCTTCATTAAGGAAGGCGCTAAAAACTACCTGGAGCTGGTGACCACACAGGCCGAACCTGTTGTGTTAATCAAAACCGGCAAGAAGCGCGATCCCGAAGAGGAAGAAGTTGCACTGCACGAATACCTTGAAGTGACTGGCTGGCGTACCGTAGGTACCCGCATCGCAGGCGAGGACTTTATCAGCGTGGAGCTGCTGACCGAAGATGAAGAGGAGGAGACGGAAGACGGGCAGGTGCAGGGGGAACTGTTTTAA
- a CDS encoding DUF1835 domain-containing protein, translated as MVLHIVFGQSSAASLKAAFELDPLLEGELLCFEDDLSVGPLFILDTPDGRSARKQWWNQVLDVPVPVIDPEAPAPEPVPEPDPVKELKGRLREEEELEVWIWAGQNATDVCGYYWLVSQLDRFAGRIHILYLNNLPFLNEKGGVFYPTHLSQILAKEFLKAKKLVRAVSTAEFELDGEEWRRLMNENAGVRLLEGGKKIRGEAANFYDKDLVALATKEFQKASKVVTAVTGKFKYPVMDLFLSWRLKELVKMEILQARGELKTMRDFEVKIPSGELEFEETSNTEDNG; from the coding sequence GTGGTATTACATATCGTATTCGGCCAATCGTCCGCCGCTAGTTTAAAAGCGGCTTTTGAGCTGGACCCGTTACTAGAGGGCGAGTTACTTTGTTTTGAAGACGATTTGTCCGTAGGGCCCCTGTTCATCCTGGACACACCAGATGGACGATCGGCCCGCAAACAATGGTGGAACCAGGTACTGGATGTGCCTGTTCCCGTTATAGATCCCGAAGCACCTGCGCCGGAACCCGTTCCGGAACCTGATCCCGTGAAGGAGCTGAAAGGCCGCCTGCGGGAAGAAGAAGAACTGGAAGTATGGATATGGGCCGGGCAAAATGCCACGGATGTATGCGGGTACTATTGGCTCGTGAGCCAGCTCGACCGTTTCGCTGGCCGCATTCACATCCTGTACCTCAACAACCTTCCTTTCCTGAATGAAAAGGGAGGGGTGTTTTACCCTACCCATCTGAGCCAGATACTGGCGAAAGAGTTCCTGAAAGCTAAGAAGTTAGTACGTGCCGTATCTACCGCCGAGTTTGAGCTGGACGGAGAAGAATGGCGCCGGCTCATGAATGAGAATGCGGGCGTCCGACTGCTGGAAGGTGGGAAGAAGATAAGGGGAGAAGCGGCTAATTTTTATGATAAAGACCTGGTGGCGCTGGCGACAAAAGAGTTCCAAAAGGCGTCTAAGGTGGTAACAGCAGTTACAGGTAAATTTAAATACCCGGTGATGGATCTGTTCCTCTCCTGGCGTTTGAAGGAGCTGGTGAAAATGGAAATACTCCAGGCGCGGGGTGAATTAAAAACCATGCGTGACTTTGAGGTGAAAATACCGAGTGGCGAACTGGAATTTGAGGAAACGTCCAATACCGAAGATAATGGCTGA
- a CDS encoding response regulator transcription factor → MDIISVAIVEDNHDIRTAMELLINGSEGYACIGAFNNAEMALERVPHLLPNVVLMDFNLPGMNGIECIARLKAEYPDMQFMMLTVYEDDDKIFMALEAGASGYILKKTSPGELLDAIRDLHDGGSPMSSQIARRVVAYFQKQAKPNPALEALTSREKEILDQLSKGFLYKEIASNLFISIETVRRHVHNIYEKLHVRSRTDAVNKYFNR, encoded by the coding sequence ATGGATATCATTTCTGTAGCTATCGTAGAAGATAATCATGATATCCGTACGGCCATGGAGTTGTTGATCAATGGTTCTGAAGGATATGCGTGTATTGGTGCGTTCAATAATGCCGAGATGGCCCTGGAGCGTGTTCCACATTTGTTGCCCAATGTAGTACTGATGGATTTTAACCTTCCCGGTATGAATGGCATTGAGTGTATAGCCCGCCTCAAAGCCGAGTATCCAGACATGCAGTTTATGATGCTCACGGTATATGAGGACGACGATAAGATCTTCATGGCCCTGGAAGCAGGCGCCAGCGGTTACATTTTAAAGAAAACATCTCCCGGCGAGTTGCTGGACGCGATCCGTGATCTGCACGACGGCGGTTCTCCTATGAGCTCGCAGATCGCGCGTAGGGTAGTAGCCTATTTCCAGAAACAAGCGAAGCCTAACCCGGCCCTGGAAGCGCTCACCTCCCGTGAAAAGGAAATACTCGACCAGCTGTCGAAAGGCTTCCTGTACAAGGAGATCGCCAGCAACCTGTTTATCAGTATTGAAACCGTGCGCCGGCACGTACATAACATTTATGAGAAATTACACGTGCGGAGTCGTACCGATGCCGTGAATAAGTACTTTAACAGGTAA
- a CDS encoding sensor histidine kinase: protein MRNPIQIGKLTILWLLTICLSASAQEKSYIFDGYSVNDGLSQSSVLSIIQDQEDFIWFSTGDGINQFDGYVFNEYRANPTFKKDGQKQKGSLLYGSAGKGRSVINIFGIGGTRNYRFYRDKRRQLLVSHNHGISLYDRYRNVFRNVFVDTSYVNEHERDFGEKFTILGEDSASLYVWRPLKGIYVLDNKDFEVKKLILYPPDYQKRKMTPLAAVKDGYHIWFNFQSGEMLRMDLSTARYATLCIPTVIGQPVVKVMGADSLLLVSNGHITVYNKKTNRYTDLPFDVRNIYGVPFMPTAVEFDSEHNVWIGGNNGILIYDLSRNEIVKHIVSFNTVESRSFNFVFSLYRDGADNMWVGLDGDGVKKYSPHKKVFNLYRSPYITHSMTKAIYKHEDGRLYVGLFQDGLDIFEKGGKFLKRISNEQTPGKFPAADLHAICREDHDRLWLHFRNAIGLFEVESEEFRDLTAKVNALGVPEQRDANPFVAKRSNGEVYFNWGEYLLMFTTADKGYNAAIVHRFDGENLSCFFEDFFGTVYIGTKAGIYYKTPDNSNWNSISLPAGAEVKSINKNAHKQLLVATNKGLFMFDNNHRIIKHYNSYDYPDIVNDYMYGVLLDDKDRIWVSSNRGLFQINPAAKDSIIVYNHEDGLQSNEFNTGSYYKSVDGELFFGGIRGVNGFYPRNLVNNKYPSRVVIRRLEVLDKPFASDTNIALLKKVSLAYNQNTIAIEYVPLEYTNPLKNRVKYMLEGADEDWLNAGNQRMARYTNLAPGHYVFKVKACNNDGIWNEEPTTLEINIKIPFWQSLWFRFLLLLLVLGGAYYLSALYLEYKIRNEKLKLEKEQAVDQERARISSDMHDDLGSGLSTIRLLSEIAKRKIKDSGQTKEIERISEAAGELVDKMSEIIWAMNSSNDSLANLLAYIRSFAADFLEHAHIKHHFIIPENIPNIKLSGGTRRNIYLAVKESLHNVMKHAQATEVMIEVNVQKNMMIRIKDNGKGFDPEKVRLFGNGLKNIQKRMEVVGGQAQIFSENGTTVLLDIPLN, encoded by the coding sequence GTGCGAAACCCGATCCAGATAGGCAAGTTGACGATCCTATGGTTACTGACCATATGCCTGTCCGCATCCGCGCAGGAGAAGAGTTATATTTTTGATGGCTACAGCGTAAACGACGGACTTTCCCAAAGCAGCGTGCTGAGTATCATCCAGGACCAGGAAGATTTCATCTGGTTCTCCACCGGCGACGGTATTAACCAGTTTGACGGTTATGTGTTCAACGAATACCGTGCAAATCCTACATTTAAAAAAGATGGCCAGAAGCAGAAAGGCAGCCTGTTATACGGTTCCGCCGGTAAAGGCCGCTCGGTGATCAACATATTCGGCATTGGGGGTACCCGCAACTATCGCTTTTACCGCGATAAACGCCGCCAGTTACTCGTTTCGCACAACCACGGCATCAGCCTGTACGACCGTTACCGCAACGTGTTCCGCAATGTGTTCGTGGATACGAGTTATGTAAATGAACATGAGCGCGACTTCGGCGAAAAGTTCACCATCCTCGGGGAAGATTCCGCCAGCCTGTACGTCTGGCGCCCGTTGAAAGGCATTTATGTGCTGGACAATAAGGACTTCGAAGTAAAAAAGCTGATCCTCTATCCCCCCGATTACCAGAAGCGCAAAATGACGCCGCTGGCCGCCGTGAAGGATGGCTACCATATCTGGTTCAACTTCCAGTCCGGCGAAATGCTGCGTATGGACTTGTCTACCGCACGTTATGCCACCCTGTGCATCCCCACCGTGATCGGGCAGCCTGTCGTAAAAGTAATGGGAGCAGACTCGCTGTTACTCGTCAGTAACGGTCACATCACCGTGTATAACAAGAAAACAAACCGCTACACCGATCTGCCGTTCGACGTGCGTAACATATATGGCGTGCCGTTTATGCCCACCGCCGTGGAATTCGACAGTGAACATAACGTTTGGATCGGCGGAAACAATGGTATATTGATCTACGACCTGTCGCGCAACGAGATCGTCAAACATATTGTGAGCTTTAATACCGTGGAGTCGCGGTCCTTCAACTTCGTATTCAGCCTGTACCGTGATGGTGCGGATAACATGTGGGTGGGGCTGGATGGCGATGGCGTGAAGAAGTACAGTCCGCATAAGAAAGTATTTAACCTGTACCGGTCGCCCTACATCACCCACAGTATGACCAAGGCGATCTACAAACATGAAGACGGCCGCCTGTACGTAGGACTTTTCCAGGACGGGCTCGACATCTTCGAGAAAGGAGGGAAGTTCCTCAAACGTATTTCCAACGAACAAACGCCCGGTAAGTTTCCTGCGGCCGACCTGCACGCGATCTGCCGTGAAGACCACGACCGGCTGTGGCTGCACTTCCGCAATGCTATTGGTTTATTTGAAGTGGAGAGCGAAGAGTTTAGAGACCTGACAGCCAAGGTAAATGCGTTGGGTGTTCCGGAACAGCGCGACGCGAACCCCTTTGTGGCCAAACGTTCCAACGGGGAAGTGTATTTTAACTGGGGCGAATACCTGCTCATGTTCACCACCGCCGACAAAGGTTACAACGCCGCAATCGTGCACCGTTTCGATGGTGAAAACCTAAGTTGCTTTTTTGAGGATTTCTTCGGCACCGTATATATTGGTACAAAAGCCGGCATCTATTATAAAACACCCGATAACAGCAACTGGAACAGCATATCGCTGCCTGCAGGCGCAGAGGTAAAGTCTATCAACAAAAACGCCCACAAACAGTTGCTGGTGGCCACGAACAAAGGCCTGTTCATGTTCGATAACAATCACCGCATCATCAAACATTATAACAGTTATGACTATCCGGATATTGTAAACGACTACATGTACGGCGTGCTGCTCGACGACAAAGATCGTATCTGGGTAAGCAGCAATCGTGGCCTGTTCCAGATCAATCCTGCGGCGAAAGACAGCATCATCGTTTACAACCATGAAGATGGCTTGCAGTCTAACGAATTTAACACCGGCTCTTACTATAAATCCGTAGACGGAGAACTGTTCTTCGGCGGCATACGTGGCGTAAACGGGTTTTACCCGCGTAACCTCGTTAACAACAAGTATCCGTCCCGCGTGGTCATCCGCCGCCTCGAAGTGCTGGACAAACCCTTCGCGTCGGATACCAATATCGCTTTACTGAAAAAGGTTTCACTCGCTTATAACCAAAATACCATCGCAATCGAGTACGTGCCGCTGGAGTATACCAATCCATTAAAAAACCGGGTGAAGTACATGCTGGAAGGTGCGGACGAAGACTGGCTGAACGCCGGCAACCAGCGTATGGCACGTTATACCAACCTGGCGCCGGGGCACTACGTATTTAAAGTAAAAGCCTGTAACAACGACGGCATCTGGAACGAAGAGCCAACCACCCTGGAAATCAATATCAAAATACCTTTCTGGCAATCGCTTTGGTTCCGCTTCCTGTTGCTGCTGCTGGTATTAGGCGGCGCTTACTACCTGTCGGCCTTGTACCTCGAGTATAAGATCAGGAATGAGAAGTTGAAACTGGAGAAAGAGCAGGCGGTAGACCAGGAAAGGGCGCGTATCTCCAGCGATATGCATGATGATCTCGGGTCCGGGTTAAGTACCATTCGTTTGCTGAGTGAGATTGCCAAACGGAAAATCAAAGACAGTGGTCAGACCAAAGAGATCGAACGTATTTCTGAAGCGGCCGGGGAGCTGGTGGACAAAATGAGTGAGATCATCTGGGCGATGAACTCTTCAAACGACTCCTTGGCTAACCTGCTGGCTTATATCCGCAGTTTTGCCGCCGACTTCCTTGAACATGCGCATATCAAACACCACTTTATCATCCCCGAAAATATTCCCAATATCAAATTGAGCGGGGGGACCAGGCGTAATATCTACCTGGCCGTGAAGGAATCTTTGCACAACGTAATGAAACACGCACAGGCAACCGAGGTGATGATTGAGGTGAATGTGCAAAAAAATATGATGATCAGGATTAAGGATAATGGAAAGGGCTTCGACCCCGAAAAGGTACGCCTGTTCGGCAACGGGCTGAAAAACATACAGAAGCGTATGGAGGTGGTTGGTGGTCAGGCCCAGATATTTTCCGAAAATGGTACAACAGTTTTGTTAGATATACCATTAAATTAA